Proteins from a genomic interval of Deinococcus ruber:
- the xseA gene encoding exodeoxyribonuclease VII large subunit produces MTRTPATFLELADLLAYVGQVIERGIPGAVWVRAELASVTDRRHLYLDVVQSGQDGREVAKARATLWARERFSLEGKFRRATGGGLAAGMSVLLMVTAEFHPQYGFSLHILDIAPEFTVGDMALKLEGIRRTLEQERLLECNRSLPQPPDYTRVAVISPANAAGLGDFRREADALAAAGLVQFVYFPATFQGREASSSILNTLGAALLAHAEEALDALVIIRGGGASTDLAWLNDLELARAVARFPVPVISGIGHARDDTILDEVACLRMDTPSKAAALIVSTVAAGAQQAQRDFRQIVAAGRAALSEADSGANWALDRVMRAAGRLVERHSNDLDATMKSILGLTPRRTLERGYALVRNAAGEVVTQAAQAEAGTALSLEFSDGIVGVRVESGG; encoded by the coding sequence ATGACCCGTACGCCCGCCACCTTCCTCGAACTTGCCGACCTGCTCGCCTACGTGGGGCAGGTGATCGAGCGCGGCATTCCCGGCGCGGTGTGGGTGCGTGCCGAGCTGGCCTCGGTTACAGATCGGCGGCACCTGTACCTCGATGTGGTGCAGAGCGGCCAGGACGGACGCGAGGTGGCAAAGGCGCGGGCGACACTGTGGGCGCGGGAACGCTTTTCGCTGGAAGGTAAGTTTCGCCGGGCCACGGGCGGCGGCCTCGCGGCAGGCATGAGCGTGCTGCTGATGGTAACGGCTGAGTTTCATCCTCAGTACGGCTTTTCGCTGCACATTCTGGATATCGCGCCCGAATTCACGGTGGGCGATATGGCGCTCAAGCTGGAGGGCATCCGCCGCACGCTGGAGCAGGAACGCCTGCTGGAGTGCAACCGCTCGCTGCCGCAGCCGCCGGATTACACGCGGGTGGCGGTCATCTCGCCCGCGAACGCCGCCGGGCTGGGCGATTTCCGGCGCGAGGCCGACGCGCTGGCAGCGGCGGGGCTGGTGCAGTTCGTGTACTTTCCGGCCACCTTTCAGGGACGTGAAGCGAGCAGCAGCATCCTGAACACACTTGGAGCGGCACTGCTGGCCCACGCCGAGGAAGCGCTCGACGCGCTGGTCATCATCCGGGGCGGCGGCGCGAGTACCGATCTGGCGTGGCTGAACGATCTGGAACTTGCGCGGGCGGTGGCCCGTTTTCCGGTGCCGGTCATCAGCGGCATCGGGCACGCCCGCGACGACACCATTCTGGACGAAGTGGCCTGCCTGCGAATGGACACGCCCAGCAAGGCCGCCGCGCTGATCGTGAGCACGGTGGCGGCAGGAGCACAGCAGGCCCAGCGCGACTTCCGGCAGATCGTGGCGGCGGGCCGGGCAGCGCTGAGCGAGGCCGACAGCGGGGCAAACTGGGCACTCGACCGGGTGATGCGGGCCGCCGGGCGACTGGTGGAGCGGCACAGCAACGACCTCGACGCCACCATGAAGAGCATCCTGGGGCTGACACCGCGCCGCACACTGGAACGTGGCTACGCGCTGGTACGGAACGCGGCGGGCGAGGTAGTCACACAGGCCGCGCAGGCAGAGGCAGGCACCGCGCTGAGCCTGGAATTCAGCGACGGGATCGTGGGCGTGCGGGTGGAATCAGGCGGATAA